In Acidobacteriota bacterium, the DNA window GTAGTAGAGATCGTATCGAAGCTTCTCGACCGAGTCCTCGACCGAAGCGCCGTACGGGTACTTGATCTGCGCCCATCCCGTGAGCCCCGGCTTGACCACGTGCCGCTGCGAATAGTACGGAACGAGATCGGTCAATTGTTCGACGAACATCGGGCGCTCGGGGCGAGGGCCGACGAAATTCATGTTGCCGCGAAGGACGTTCACGAACTGAGGCAGCTCGTCGAACCTCAGCTTGCGAATGATGCGACCGACCCGGGTCACGCGCGGATCGTTTTCCTCGGCCCAGACCGGACCCGATTTGGCTTCCGCTCCAACGCTCATCGATCGAAACTTGATAATCTTGAAATTGCGGCCGTTCTTACTGACGCGCTCCTGTATGTAAAAGACTGGCCCGCGCGATTCAAGCTTCACCGCCAGCGCGGTCAACAGCATTATCGGCAGCGATAACACCAGCCCCACACCGGCGACAGTTACGTTCAAAACCCGGCGAACGTGATAGTCAAGGTCCGAGAGGCGGCTGCCGCGCGAGAAGATCAACCAGGATGGCCGCAACATTTCGCTGGCGATCTTGCCCGTGAGCCGCTCATAGTAGCGCGCGGACTCTTCAACGGCCACGCGGCCGCTCAGCGATAGATTCAACAGCTCTTCGGTTGGGAACTTGCCGCGCCGATCGGCAACGGCTACGACTATGCGATCAACCTGATGCTGTTCGACCAGGCTGCAGATATCTTCAGTCAGTCCTATCACCGATGGATTGATCAAACTCTTGCCTATCAGTTCCGGTTTGTTGTCGACAAATCCTACGATGTGAAAACCGGCATTGCGTCGCTCGAGGGTGGCCCTCGCCAACTCAATCGCCTGGTCACCCGAGCCAAGTATCAATACGCGCTCGCGCACGCCGAACTGCGGATGGCCGGCGCTCCACGCGACAACGAGCCGCCACGCCGGGATGATCGCAAGGATGAGGGCGATGTCTACGAGAAACACCCCACGGCCTAACTGCAACGCGGGCACAATGTAAAACACAATCGAGAGCAACACAGTGGCCACGCCGAGTGCGATAAGCAGGTTGATGATCACTCGGCGATATCTCCGCGTGGCCGGCAGATCGTAAAGGTCGAAAAGGTAGAACGCCAACTGAATCACAACCGTCAGCATCACCAGCTTCATCCAGCCGCGCTGGCTGAAGAGCACGTCCGAACTTTCGCTTCCGAACCGGATGTGTGTCGCAGTCAATGCGGCTGAAAACAACAGCACAGTTTCGGCGATAACCAAGAACAAGCGTCTCATTTCTTCTCCCCGATTGCTCTACCGAACAACCGCAACTCAGGGCCGGGGGCTATCACGTCCATCTCAATTTCCCCTCAGGTCACCTCTTACGGCGGAACCCTCTTCCCAATAGGGATTTCTTCTCGCTCCGGCGATAAGCAACATCTGCCTCCGATTCGCTTAACACCACTCCTAGCCGGCGCTCCTTTGGCACTAGCTTGCGGGCGGCGTTCACCTTTCTGCGATGGGTTTTATTGGCGCGCGCGACAATCACTGCTCCATCGAGGATGGCTGCGAGACGTTGCGTCTCGGACGACTCGAGTATCGAACCCGAGTCAACAACCACTAAATCGAAGAGCCGGGCCAGCTCGGCTATCACATCTTCCAACCGCGATGACATGGCATCGATGGACTGCGCAGCCGCCGGCGCTCCAGGCGTCAGCACATAGAGCCCATTCGGTTCGAGCCGAACCAGCGCGTGCTTCAAATCGCTCGAACCATCGACTAGATTCAGCCAACCTAGCTTCGCATCGATCCCCAACATTTCGCCGATAGACGAAGAAGCGGGGTTTGCTTCGATCAACAACACGCGTCGTTCGGGATGCTTCGCCAGCGACCAGGCGGCACATGTGGCGACCGTGGTCTTGCCTTCGCCTGCTTCAGCGCTGGTGATCAGCAGCGTTTTCAGTTTTCGCTGATGCGCCAGGCTCAGCAGCTTGACGGAGAGGGCACGGTAGCGCTCGACTGCCAAAGAATCCTCACCGGTAAGCGCCGCGAGGTGCGGGTCGATAGCGAACTCGCCGATATTCGAAACAGTGATCGGTTCTTCGAACGTCATTGGTAGGCTTGGTGCTGGGCACTCCGATACTGGGCTGGGCGCCAGAGCAACGGCGGAGCGCGGCTCAAAAGCTGATGCACTCACCGGCACTGGAGCTGCCTCAACCGCTTCCGCTGCGATAGGTGACTCGGCAGATGCGGGGGTCACCAGGTCTTCTGCAAGAACAAAGTTGTCTTCAGAGGTTGGATACGGGTTGACTGAGAAAACTTGCGGCGCGTCTACACGCCGGCCTGGCTGCGCGCTGGGCGGCGCCGGTCGGCCGATCAGACGACCCGCGTCGTCCCATCTCTCTGCTCTCACCAATGCGTTGTAGACTCTTCCCATATCTGACACACGTGATCGAAGCGCGAGCTATGAATTCTTAGAAACGCGCACGCGCGAGAAAAACGTCAACTGAGCCTCCGAATCACTCTCGCTCTCGGAGCGAATAACATATTTTCCGTTGCCGGCAGCGGAAATCGCTTTCGGCTTTCCGGTCGCCGTGTCCGCATCGCGGCGGATGTAGCGCACTTTCGACGGCCCGGCTTGCGCGCTGGCTCCGTTATCGAAAGCAGACTGTTCGCGAGCGCCGCGTTGCCGCGGCTGTATATCTCGTTGGATGACTGCCTCGGCGACGGTCTTGGCAGATCCGATCTCGGTCGAGGTGATGTCGAGCACTTCGACGACGTCCTCGATGATCGCAGCGGTGATCTGTGAACTGCCTTCGCTAAAGCCGGTAAGCAGCGCATTGTCACAAATGTTGTTTATGATTCTAGGTATGCCGCCGGAGAAGCGATGGGCCATCTTGATCGCTTCGGGCTGGAACAGATTTTCGTTTGTGCAGCCGGCGATGCGCAAGCGCCAGCGAATGTATTCGCTAGTCTCGTGCGGGCTCAGCATCTTGATTGAGCACTTCAGACTAACCCGCTGCTTAAGCTGCCGCAGCTCCGGCTGGCCCAGCACGTCATGAAGCTCGGGCTGCCCGCATAGAATGACCTGAAGCAGCTTCTCTCGATTTGTTTCGAAGTTTGACAGCAATCGAATCTCTTCAAGAAGGTGATGTGGCAGAAGGTGCGCCTCGTCGACTACGAGGACGGTGCGAAGTCCCTGCGAATGACGCGACATTAATACGTTGCCAAGCAAGCGCAGCATGCTGGCCTTTGATGTCTGAGGCCGCATACGAAACTCACCGGCTAGAAGATCAAAGAACTCTTCGGTCGAAAGCAGAGGGTTGAAGATGTAAGCGGCCAGAACGGAGCGATCCAACGATTGAAGCATTGATCGCAGGATCGTCGTCTTCCCGGTTCCGACTTCTCCGGTAACGACTACGATGCCTTTCCCGTTTTCAATTCCGTATTGGAGGTTGGCGAAGACCTCGAGGAGGCTCTCAGTTCGAAACAGATACCTTGGGTCGGGTGCCAGGCTGAAAGGTATATCGCGCAGTCCGAAGAATTGCTTGTACATGAGTTTCTCTCACCTGACTTAAATGACTAATTGACCTGCGTTTCTAGTTTTTTGCGAGCAGCGCCAAGATGTCCGAAACGATGAGGATCTTGGCTAATGCGAGAGTCGCAAGGACGGAAATCGCTGTGGCACAGGCGAGCCGGACCCTGGCTCGCAAACGGTCGTGACGGCGCTCGGTTGCGGTTGCTGTCCTGGGTAGGGCCGCAAGCAAAGGGAGCCGCGTGTAGTGCTCGACGTCTCTGTCGCCTTGAAGCGACTTAAAACGACCAGCCTCGGCGAAACTTGCGAAAGCCGCGCCCAAAGCCAATCCCACCGCGGCGGCTACGGATATGAACAGGAGACGGTTGGGCGAGACAGGACGCTCAGGCAGGTTCGCCGGCTCGAGCACGCGAAGCTGCGCGAGGCTGGCGCCATCGGCCAGCTTGAGCTTGGCTTCTGTGTCTTGCAGATTGCTTGTCACTTCCTTGTAGCTTCGCCTAAGAGCGAGGTATTCCTGCGCTAGTTTCGACCCCATTGCGTCGCGTCGACCTGACGTCGTCTCGGGGGCCGGAGCTTGGACTGTAGGGTTAACCGCTCTGCGCACCAGTTCGCGGCCTGCGACTTCGAGATCGATTTTGAGCCGGTTGCGCTCGGACTCGAGTGCGGCCAGCTCGCGCGCCTCTGGCGACTGAGTCACCACCGCTGAGTCTTGCTGGCGGAGTTCTTCGATCTGGCGATTTATTGCGGCGATCTGATCGTTGATCGTAAGAACGCGCGGATGTTTGTCGGTAAGCTCCTGCCGGTTGATGAGCGTGTCGCGCTGCCCTTGCAGCTCAGTCCGCTTAGCGATCAGCACAGCATAGGTTGGATTGTCGCGAAGCGTAGAGTTCTTCTTTTGCTGTTCGACGATCTGCCGTTGTGTAGTGATGCGGCGGTCGACATCGGCGAGCTGTTGCTGAATCTTGTATTGCTGGTCCTTGAGGCTCTCGATGCTCATCTGCTGAGCGCGCATTGCCTCCGCCGAAAGGGCGGAGCTGCGTGCCGGCTGAGAAAGCGTACCGATAGAGAGGGCCGAACGGGAGCCAACAAGCCACGGGTTCTTCTCCTCAAGCTCACGCAATTGGATCGAGATGTCAGCCGCCCGCTTGCGGAGAGCCTCCGGCTCCGAGTTTGACGATGACGATTCATTCGAACTCTGAGCTGCGAGTCGACCGGCCAAGTCGTCGGTCACGTTTCGAGCAGTCTCCGGATCGGTCGCGCGGTATGAGATGTTGAACGCTTCGGGCCGGGAGTAAGGGTCCGCCTCGGGTTCAATGAGGATTCGTTCGCGCATCTGCGAGATTACCGACTCAAGGGGCTCGCGGGGTAGCTTGTGCTTGCTGATTACAGCTTCCAGAGCCTCGCGGCTCGTGACTTGTTGACGAAACCCTTGGAGGCGGCCCGCAAGTTCGTTGGCACCGTCGCCCTTCAGAGGCGTGATGGCCAAGCTAGCTTTCGACTCATACATGCTCGGCAGCTCTCTCAGCGCTACTGCGGTGGCGATGGCCAGGACCGATGCCGGGATGAGTAGGGCGAGCTTGTGGCGACGCAATGCGCGCGAGTAATCGGAGAGGTGTCGGTGTCTTCGGGAATTCATTTTTTGCCTCGACTCTTCCCTTCTGTCGTTCTTGGCTTCCGGGATGTTCCGCAACTTATGCAGCTGCCAGGCAGATAAGCCGCTCTCATCGATAGTTAAACGAGGAATCGTGCTAGCTTTCCAGGCGGGAGAATCGCGCGCTCAGTTCCCCAAAAAGGTTATGGGTTAAAGAGGGTGAGAAACAACGCTTTGGAGTGGTCCGTCGCGAATAAGCGCCCCAATTCCAAAAGTGTTGACAATGCTAACTACGTGGCTTATAACCGAGTCGAAGCTATCTCTAGTTCAGTTTCGATTACGACTCGAGACGCCGGAGCAGAGCCTCGGGACGCAGACTCGAAAGACTACTGCTGTCCCACCGAGAAAGTCGGTCATCCTGCCCCTCAAGCTAGAACATTGCCGAATCGTTGAGATCGCCTAGCCATACCGCTCAAGGTCGTCTCGCCTCCCAGAGAACAGTACGAGGAATGCCTGTTATGTTAGCTCAAGGGTCATATGCATCCCTGCCCGTGGCAGCGCCCCCATCGGAAAGAAGAGATCGCCTCTATTGCCTGGCCGCTGCACTTGATGAGATCAACGAGGGGGCTGTGTTCCTTAACGCCGAGGGGCAACTGATCTGGCATAATCGCGCATTTGACAAGCTGCTGGTTGAAAACCGTGAAGGCCATCTATTGGTGGCTGCGGTAATCGAAGCCGCCGCCGATTTTTATCAGGAGACTTACGACTCGCGAGGAGAGACGGGCGAGCACTCTTCAGTGCGCGATATGACGGTCGGCAGAATCGAGCACGAGATTCATTGCACGTTGATGCCTGAGGGAATGTTGAGCGCGGAGAGCTACGTTCTGTGCTTGATTAAGCGGTCGGCTTCGCGCTGGTCGAGCTATGAAGAGCACCTCAGACAGACCTGGGCTCTGACGGAAAGAGAAGCGCAAGTGGCGGTCGAATGCCTGAAGGGCAATAAGAATCTCGAGATCGCCGAGCACTTGCGGATAAGCGTTGAAACAGTAAATAAACACCTCGATAAGGTTTACCAGAAGGCTAACGTCCGCGGCCGCGCCGAGCTCGCATCCCGATTGCTCGACAGCGGATTGTGACCCAGCGGCTCTACGCAGAACGTGAGCTGTCAATCAGACAGGCTCGCAGCTCCTTGCCTCACCGCATTGTCTCTCATCTGAGAAACTTTGTCCGATTCAATCAGAACTAAGGGCGACGGGAGGGAGGCTGCGCACACTGAATCCCGCAGACTCGGCTGTTCGGACCAAATGTACCGTCCCTTTGCCAAGACTTGCACGGGAACCCGACACAGTTTATTTTTGAACCGATGCGCGTTGAAAAATCTAC includes these proteins:
- a CDS encoding TIGR03013 family XrtA/PEP-CTERM system glycosyltransferase, with translation MRRLFLVIAETVLLFSAALTATHIRFGSESSDVLFSQRGWMKLVMLTVVIQLAFYLFDLYDLPATRRYRRVIINLLIALGVATVLLSIVFYIVPALQLGRGVFLVDIALILAIIPAWRLVVAWSAGHPQFGVRERVLILGSGDQAIELARATLERRNAGFHIVGFVDNKPELIGKSLINPSVIGLTEDICSLVEQHQVDRIVVAVADRRGKFPTEELLNLSLSGRVAVEESARYYERLTGKIASEMLRPSWLIFSRGSRLSDLDYHVRRVLNVTVAGVGLVLSLPIMLLTALAVKLESRGPVFYIQERVSKNGRNFKIIKFRSMSVGAEAKSGPVWAEENDPRVTRVGRIIRKLRFDELPQFVNVLRGNMNFVGPRPERPMFVEQLTDLVPYYSQRHVVKPGLTGWAQIKYPYGASVEDSVEKLRYDLYYIKNQSLLLDAIIMFETFKIMMFGRGGR
- a CDS encoding CpsD/CapB family tyrosine-protein kinase yields the protein MTFEEPITVSNIGEFAIDPHLAALTGEDSLAVERYRALSVKLLSLAHQRKLKTLLITSAEAGEGKTTVATCAAWSLAKHPERRVLLIEANPASSSIGEMLGIDAKLGWLNLVDGSSDLKHALVRLEPNGLYVLTPGAPAAAQSIDAMSSRLEDVIAELARLFDLVVVDSGSILESSETQRLAAILDGAVIVARANKTHRRKVNAARKLVPKERRLGVVLSESEADVAYRRSEKKSLLGRGFRRKR
- a CDS encoding AAA family ATPase, which codes for MYKQFFGLRDIPFSLAPDPRYLFRTESLLEVFANLQYGIENGKGIVVVTGEVGTGKTTILRSMLQSLDRSVLAAYIFNPLLSTEEFFDLLAGEFRMRPQTSKASMLRLLGNVLMSRHSQGLRTVLVVDEAHLLPHHLLEEIRLLSNFETNREKLLQVILCGQPELHDVLGQPELRQLKQRVSLKCSIKMLSPHETSEYIRWRLRIAGCTNENLFQPEAIKMAHRFSGGIPRIINNICDNALLTGFSEGSSQITAAIIEDVVEVLDITSTEIGSAKTVAEAVIQRDIQPRQRGAREQSAFDNGASAQAGPSKVRYIRRDADTATGKPKAISAAGNGKYVIRSESESDSEAQLTFFSRVRVSKNS
- a CDS encoding helix-turn-helix transcriptional regulator, whose protein sequence is MLAQGSYASLPVAAPPSERRDRLYCLAAALDEINEGAVFLNAEGQLIWHNRAFDKLLVENREGHLLVAAVIEAAADFYQETYDSRGETGEHSSVRDMTVGRIEHEIHCTLMPEGMLSAESYVLCLIKRSASRWSSYEEHLRQTWALTEREAQVAVECLKGNKNLEIAEHLRISVETVNKHLDKVYQKANVRGRAELASRLLDSGL